The following is a genomic window from Stenotrophomonas maltophilia.
AGACCGTACCGTAAACCGACACAGGTGGGTAGGATGAGAATTCTCAGGCGCTTGAGAGAACTCGGGTGAAGGAACTAGGCAACATGGCACCGTAACTTCGGGAGAAGGTGCACCCTTTTTGGTGGCTCGTGCGAGCTATAGCTGAAGAGGGTCGCAGTAACCAGGCCGCTGCGACTGTTTATCAAAAACACAGCACTCTGCAAACACGAAAGTGGACGTATAGGGTGTGACGCCTGCCCGGTGCTGGAAGGTTAATTGATGGGGTCAGCCGCAAGGCGAAGCTCTTGATCGAAGCCCCAGTAAACGGCGGCCGTAACTATAACGGTCCTAAGGTAGCGAAATTCCTTGTCGGGTAAGTTCCGACCTGCACGAATGGCGTAACGACAGCGGCGCTGTCTCCACCCGAGACTCAGTGAAATTGAAATCGCTGTGAAGATGCAGCGTTCCCGTGGCAAGACGGAAAGACCCCGTGAACCTTTACTATAGCTTTACACTGAACGTTGAGTTCGTCTGTGTAGGATAGGTGGGAGGCTATGAAACTGTGGCGCTAGCTGCAGCGGAGCCATCCTTGAAATACCACCCTGTCGTGCTTGACGTTCTAACCTGGGCCCATTATCTGGGTCGGGGACCGTGTATGGTGGGTAGTTTGACTGGGGCGGTCTCCTCCTAAAGAGTAACGGAGGAGCTCGAAGGTACGCTCAGCGCGGTCGGACATCGCGCACTGTGTGCAAAGGCATAAGCGTGCTTGACTGCAAGATCGACGGATCAAGCAGGTAGGAAACTAGGACTTAGTGATCCGGTGGTTCTGTATGGAAGGGCCATCGCTCAACGGATAAAAGGTACTCCGGGGATAACAGGCTGATACCGCCCAAGAGTTCATATCGACGGCGGTGTTTGGCACCTCGATGTCGGCTCATCACATCCTGGGGCTGTAGTCGGTCCCAAGGGTATGGCTGTTCGCCATTTAAAGTGGTACGCGAGCTGGGTTCAGAACGTCGTGAGACAGTTCGGTCCCTATCTGCCATGGGCGTTGGAGATTTGAGAGGGGCTGCTCCTAGTACGAGAGGACCGGAGTGGACGAACCTCTGGTGTTCCGGTTGTCACGCCAGTGGCATTGCCGGGTAGCTATGTTCGGAAGCGATAACCGCTGAAAGCATCTAAGCGGGAAGCGCGCCTCAAGATGAGATCTCCCGGGGCACAAGCCCCCTGAAGGAACCATGTAGACTACGTGGTTGATAGGTCAGGTGTGTAAGTACAGCAATGTATTGAGCTAACTGATACTAATGATCCGTGCGGCTTGACCATATAACCTCAAGTTGCCTTGGCTTTACGACAGCGTCGTAAGAGCATCCAAGTGCACGCTACGTCACAAGAACTATGCGAGGCTGGCGCCTTGTCCCACCGGGACGAGTGCGACTCTCCAAAAGCCTCCCTGGTGAAATTAGCGCTGTGGAACCACCCGATCCCATCCCGAACTCGGAAGTGAAACGCAGCTGCGCCGATGGTAGTGTGGCTCAAGCCATGCGAGAGTAGGTCATCGCCAGGGTTTATACCCAAAAACCCCGCTGCTCACGCAGCGGGGTTTTTCTTTGTGCGCAGGAAAGATCGTGGTTGCCGGCCAGCGGCCGGCACTACCCGTGAGGCGATAGCGGTGATCGCGCTCGGTAGAGCCACGCCATGCGCGGATGCGTGGTGCGGGCCTGCGCAACACGCGCGCCGTGGTTGCCGGCCGGCGGCCGGCACTACCGGCCCGATGGATCGAGACCACCGGGCGTGCCCTTGCCGTGATCCATCACACAGAACACATGGAAAAACGGCGCCCTGCGGGCGCCGTTTTCATCAGATTGCGTTACCCCCGGGGATCAGGCAACGCGTGCGATCCCCTGCATTTCCTGCTGGCGGAAAACCGAGACCGCTTCGGTCAGCGTCCCGGCCTGCGATTGCAGTTCGCGTGCCGCGGCGGTGGCTTCCTCCACCAGTGCTGCGTTCTGTTGCGTGGCCTGGTCCATCTGCACCACGGTCTGGTTGATCTGCTCGATGCCGATCGACTGTTCCTGCGAGGCGGCGGAGATCTCGCGCATCAGGTGACTGACGTTCTCCACACCACCGACGATGCCCTGCATGCGCTGGCCGGCATCGGCGACCAGCTGGGCGCCCTCACCGACCTGGCGACCGGCTTCGTCGATCAGCGCCTTGATCTCCTGTGCAGCGGCGGCCGAACGCTGTGCGAGCACGCGAACCTCACTGGCAACCACGGCGAAGCCACGACCCTGCTCGCCGGCGCGCGCCGCTTCAACTGCCGCATTCAGCGCCAGGATGTTGGTCTGGAAGGCAATGCCGTCGATCACGCCGGTGATGTCACCGATCCGCTTCGACGCGCCTTCAATGGCCTGCATCGTGTCGACCACCTGTTGCATCACGGCGTTGCCGTCGCCGGCGGCACTCTGTGTGGACGCGGCCAGCTCACTGGCCTGGCGGGCATGGGCGGCGTTCTGGCGGACGGTGGAGGTGAGCTCCTCCATCGATGCTGCAGTCTCCTGCAGATGCGCCGCCTGGCGCTCGCTGCGTTCGGACAGCGCGCCATTGCCGGCAGCGATCTCACTGGCGGCCGTGCTGATCGAGGCGGCGCACTGCTGGATGTGGCCCACCATGCGAGAGAGCTGGCCGGCGGTGGCGTTGGCGTCGCGCTGGATCGCGGCGAACGCGCCGTGATGTTCGCCGTGCATGCGCCGGTCGAGATCACCACTGGCCAGCGCAGAAAGCATCTGCCTTACCTCATCAACGGTGCTGCCGAGCGTGTCCAGCAGCTGGTTGATGCCGCCGGTCAGGCCATCGAGGAAGCTGGCGCCCTCGCGTGCCTGCAGGCGCTGGTCGAGGTCCCCCGCAGCGGCAGCGGCGACGATGCCGGCCACCGCGTTCTCCAGTGCCAGTTCATGGGTACGGTCATGCCACTCCACCGCAAAGCCCAGGCGCAGGCCCTGTGCGTCGAATACCGGAGTAACCACCTGGGCGAAGTGCACCGGGCCGATCTGTACCTTGCCGTTGTGGGTGACCTGCAGTCCATTGAGGATGGCGCGGATACGCTCGGGATTGGCATGGAAGCGGTGGATGCTGCTGCCGACCAGGCGCTCCGCATCGAAATCGGGAAAGGCCTGGCGCAGCGTTGCCTGCTGGTTGCGCAGCAGGGCCACCACCGAGCGATTCACATAGCGGATCACGTGGTCGTTGTCGGCGATCATCATCGCCGTGCGCGAGGCATCCAAGGCTTGTCGGATCTGTGCGTTCTCGGCGTTGGCAGCGGCCTCGCGACTGCGCTGCGCCTGCACGTGCCGCGCGGTATCGGCCAGTGCATGGGCCAGCGAGCCGGGTGCGTAGGCCGTGGTGTTGGCATGGACGGCCAGGTCTGCGCCGGTGGCGATGTCGCGCGCCAGCGCGGCCAATCGCCGCGGACCGTGGCCCAGTGCCTCGGTCTGCTGGCGCAAACGCTGGGCGACCTGACCGAGCAGCACGGTCAGCCCGACGAGCACGCCGGCCTGCAGCAGCGCCGGGCCTGGCGCTGCCCCGTGCAGCAGCGGAACCAGCAGGGACAGCGTGCCGACAGCGCCTGCCAGCCATACCGGCAGACGGTCGCGGTGGCCGAGCAGAACCCCGAGCAGCAATGCGATCGGCAATGCGGGCGACAAGCCGACGATCATGCCCACCACAGCCAGCTGCGCTGCGAGCAGCAGCGCCAGACCATTGCGGGCGATGGGACTGCCGGCCAGGGGGCCAGCCAGCCACGCCGCCGGCAACACGGCGGCCGCTGCCAGCGAAGCCTCCAGCAGGTGGTTGCCGCGCAGGGCCAGCCACAGACCTGCGGCAGCCAGCGCTGCGCTGCCGATCAGCAGATGACGGTCACCGCGGCGGGCGAGCTGCAGCAGGTGCGGCAGGCAGGTGGTATCGGGGGGGCGGGAGGATGCAATGGACATCGGCGACTCCTGGATCAGCAGACGACAGCGGTCACGCCGCAGCGCACGCAGATATGCGCGTGCAGGACATGGACCGGGAATTCAGGGAATGCGGCGCGGACAGCGACGCGGAGACGGGACACCGTGGCCACATCCTGTGGGTGACGGTGCAGCAGAGCGGGCATGCGGACTTCCTTGCAGAACCTGACACACGCCGCAGGCCCGACCGGACCTGCGTGCCGCGGGCGCAGGGGCCCGCAACTGATGTATCGGCCGCAAACGCGCAGAGTGAAGTGCGCGGACGCTGCGACTCAGCCGGCGTTGTCGACAGCGAGGAAGCGCAGGATCACCTCGGCGATCTGCGCCGGTGTTTCCATGTGCAGGTGATGGTTGCCGGCGAACAGCGCCAGCCGTCCATCACGCAGGTGGCGCAGGCGGTCGCTGCGCATCGGCTCGGGGTAGTAGGACTGTGCCGGCGTGGCGTAGATGACCTGCGTCGGGCAGGCGATGGCCTGCAGCAGGTTGTCGATCTGGCCTTCGCTGAGCCGGATCGCGGTGGGCAGCATCAGGCGCGGGTCGCTGCACCAGCGATAGCCGCCCTGGACCGGTTCCACACCGCGTTCGACCAGCAGGCGTGCACAGGGCTCGCTGAGCTGGTTGGCCATCATCCGCGCACGGATCGGTGCGGCCAGATCGGGAAACACGCGCAGCTGCTTGCGCGCCAGCCCACGCGTGGCATTCACATGCTCGCGCAGGCGATGGGCGGTGTCTTCCTCGGGGCCACGCAGGCCACCCAGTGCCTCGATCGCCACCAACCGTTCCACGCGATCGCTGACCGAGGCGGTGAGGCTGGCGATGCCGGCACCCATCGAATGACCAAGCAGGCTGAAGCGGTCCCAGCCCAGCGCATCGGCCACATCGAGCACGTGGCAGATCGCGGCGGCGGTGGTGTAGCTGGCGCCCGCCGGCAGGTGCGCGCTGTGGCCATGCCCGGGCAGGTCGATCGCCACCAGCTGCAACGATGACAGGTGCGGGGCCAGCGGCACGAAGCTGGCGGCATTGTCGAGCCAACCATGCAGGGCCAGCACGCGCGGACCGTCACCGTCATGGCGCAGGCCGGCAACGCGCGCGCCAGCGACCTCCAGTTCAAACGGTTGCAGACTCATGCCAGCGCGGCCACGGCCAGCTGTGCCAGTGCGCGTGCGTGCTCCGCATCGGCGTTGAGGCACGGGATGTAGCGCATCGCCGCGCCACGCTCGGCCAGTGTCTCGGTGAAGCCCAGCGCCACTTCTTCCAGCGTTTCCAGGCAATCGGTGGCAAAGCCCGGGCAGACCACGTCGATCTGCTTCACCCCGGACTCGGCCAGCGCCCACAGGCTCGGCTCGGCGTACGGCTGCAACCAGCGTTCGCGGCCGAAGCGCGACTGGTAGCCCATCTGCCACTGGTCGCTGCTCAGGCCCAGTGCTTGGGCGATGGCCTGCGCGCTGGCTTCGCAGCGTTGCGGATACGGATCGCCTGCGTCAGCCAGGCGCTGCGGAATGCCATGGAAGGAGAACATCAGTGTCTGGCCGCGGCCATGCTGTTCCCAGTAGCGGCGGATCGATTCGGCCACCGCCTCGACCCAGCCCGGGTCGACGGCGTAGTCGCGCACCAGACTGACGGCCACCGCAGGGTTGCTGCGTTGCCAGGCATCCACCTTGTCCTGCACCGAGGCTGTGGTGGTGGTCGAGTACTGCGGGTACAGCGGCAGCACCACGATGCGGCGCGCGCCATCGGCCGCCAGGCGGTCAAGTTCGCCGGTCAGCGCGGGTTCGCCATAGCGCATGGCGTGGCGCACCGTCAGCGCCGGCAGCAGGCGCTGCATGGCCTGCGCCAGCTGACGCGTATGCACCATCAACGGAGAACCCTCGGGCAGCCAGACCTGGGCGTACTTGGCCGCGGAACGGCCGCTGCGCAGCGGCAGGATCAAGCCGCGCAGCAACGGCTGCCACAGCAGCGCCGGGATCGAGACCACGCGGGGGTCGGACAGGAATTCAGCCAGGTAACGGCGTACGGCGGGGGCCGTCGGCGTCTCGGGCGTGCCTAGGTTGACCGCCAGCACTGCGGTATCGGGTGCGTCGAGCATGGGCGTCATTGTCACCGATCCGGCGCCGCGCCGGGATGCAGGGTTCGGATTGCAGGCATAGTGCGCATCAATGTGAGCAGGGAACGCTCATTGGAGATTCATGACAACACTACTAATTTCAGTCACTTGCTATATCTTCCTATGGACTGACTTCTGGAGCCTGCCATGCGTCGCCCGATCCAAGCCCTGCTGATCGCCGCCAGCCTGCTGTCCAGCCAGGCCATGGCCGGACCGCAGGAAGACCAGCGCGCCCGCAACGCGGTGCGTGTGCTGGCCGAAATCCAGGAAATCCCTGAACAGGGCATTCCGGACAAATTGCTCGACGAAGGCCGCGCGGTCATCGTCATTCCCGACACGATCAAGGCCGGCCTGGTCATCGGCGGACGCCGCGGCCATGGCCTGATGTCGGTGCGCATGCCCAATGGCGCCTGGTCCAGCCCGGTGTTCGTGAAGCTGACCGGCGGCAGCATCGGCTTCCAGGCCGGCGTGCAGTCCTCGGACGTGGTGCTGGTGTTCCGCAATGACCGCAGCCTGGACAATCTGGTCAACGGCAAGTTCACGCTGGGCGCCGACGCCGGCGTTGCGGCCGGTCCGGTCGGCCGCAATGCCGCCGCTGCCACCGACGGCCAGCTGAAGGCCGAGATCTGGTCGTGGTCGCGTGCCCGTGGCCTGTTTGCCGGTGTTGCATTGGACGGTGCGGTGCTGCAGATCGATGATGCCGCCAATCTGGACGCCTACGGCAGCAACACCACGCCGCGGATGATCTTCGAGGGCCGCGCCGCCGGTGCGCCGTCGATGGATGTGGTCGCCTTCCGCGACCGTCTGGAAGAAGCCACCTACGCCGCGCGCAACAACCGCGCCGGCAACGGCGGCAACGCACCGCGCGCCCCGGCCCCGGCCGTGGCGCCGGCGCCTGTTCAGGCAGCTCCTGCGGCCCCGGCCGAGGCCACCACCGCGCCGTTGCAGAACGTGCCACAGAACCCGCCGCCGCAGCAGCAGGGCTTCCAGCCGGTCAACGACGGCGAAATCCGCACGGAAACGCTGGGCGGAAACTGACTTTTGTCACGCGCGCCGGTTAACAGCCGGTGCGCTATGCTCGACAGCCTGATCACTAACGTAACGAGCGTCTTTATGGGCAGTTTCAGCATCTGGCATTGGTTGGTCGTGCTGGCGATCGTTCTGCTGGTGTTCGGCACCAAGCGCCTGACCAGCGGCGCCAAGGACCTCGGCTCGGCGGTCAAGGAATTCAAGAAGGGCATGCGCGACGAGGACAAACCGAACGCGCAGCTGGGCGATGAGTCGCGCAGCCAGGATGCCTCGCGCACCGCGCAGGACGAGCACGACCGCAACGCTCGCTGATCCGGAGCGGTCGCGGTGTTCGATATCGGCTTCAGCGAACTGCTGGTGATTGCGGTGGTGGCCCTGGTGGTGCTCGGTCCTGAGCGCCTGCCCAAGGCGGCCCGCTTCGCCGGCCTGTGGGTGCGCCGTGCCCGTACGCAATGGGATTCGGTGAAACAGGAACTGGAGCGCGAGCTGCAGGCCGAGGAAATCAAGCGGCAGATGCAGGACGTGCGCCAGGGCATGCAGGACACCGAGAACCAGCTGCGCGCCAGCGGTGAGGCGATCCGTCGCGAAGCCCAGCAGGCGCAGCACGAAGGGGACGCCTTGGCGCAGGAAGTGCGCGCGCCGGCGCCGGCGGATGTTCCGCCGCACCTGAGCGAACCTGAGGCGGCCGACGCTGCGGCACAGGACGGCGCTGCGGTTCCAACCACGGCTGACACGGCCGTCGAAACCAGTGCGACGCCGCAGCCGCAGAGCACGGAGCGCCATCCATGAGCGAACAGGACTTCGGCGAAAGCTCGCTGGTCGAACATCTGGTGGAACTGCGCGGGCGCCTGGTGCGCGCGCTGCTGGGCCTGGGCGTGGTGCTGCTGGGGCTGTTGCCCTTTACCCAGCGGCTGTACAACGCCCTGGCCGAGCCGTTGGTTTCGCAGCTGCCCAACGGGCAGACGATGATCGCCACCAATCCGGCCGGCGCCTTCTTCGCACCGTTGAAACTGACCTTCTTCGTGGCTTTGTTCGTGGCGGTGCCGTGGCTGCTGTACCAGCTGTGGGCGTTCGTTGCGCCTGGCCTGTACGCGCGCGAGAAGCGCCTGGCGGTGCCGCTGCTGGTGTCATCGGTGCTGCTGTTCTACACCGGCTGTGCGTTCGCCTACTTCCTGGTGCTGCCGGCGGTGTTCCACTTCCTGACCACCTTCAGCCCGGACGTGATCGCGATCACTCCGGATGCGAATGCCTATCTGGACTTCGTGCTGGCGATCTTCTTCGCCTTCGGCGGCAGTTTCGAACTGCCGGTGGCGATGGTGATCCTGGTGCTGCTGGGCTGGGTGACGCCGCAGCAGTTCAAGGAAGGGCGCGGCTACGCGATCGTCGGCATCTTCGTGCTGGCGGCGGTGCTGACCCCGCCGGACGTGGTGTCGCAGCTGATGCTGGCGATCCCGATGTGCCTGCTGTACGAGCTGGGCATCCACGCCGCACGCTGGCTGGTGCCGTCCTCGGCAGTGAAGAAACCCGCCGCGTGATGCGGTAGCGCCGGGCCATGCCCGGCGTGCGGGGTTTGATGTGATGCCACCGCCGGGCATGGCCCGGCGCTACCGGTGGGACCGGTCAGGCGTGGAAGATGTCGCTGGAGGTCGGCGTGGTCGGGATCGGCGGGGCCGCGCGGCTGCCGCGATGTACGAACATCTGCTTCCACGCGGCATAGACCGCGCCGACGTAGAGCGGCATCAACACCGTGGTCAGCACCAGCTGGGCGATGAAGGCCGCCGCCAGCGGGCCACCGATCAGCATCGCGATCTGGATCACGATCACGAACAGGATGTACATGCAGAACGCGGCGATCAGGCCGAGCACGGCAAACACGATCATCGCGCCGATGTTCTCGATGCAGCCCTGCAGGCTCAGACGCAGCGCGTGCATGCCGCTCTGCTTGTCGAACACCACCAGTGCCGGCTGGGTGAACATCGCCAGCGACAGCGCCACCGCGCTCAGGAACACCAGCAGCATCCACAGCGCAATGCGCTTGGCCGGCAGGTTGGCGACCAGCGCAGCCGCATCGTCCGGACTGATCTGCTGGCCGCTGCGGCTGATCTCTTCCATCTTGGTCATGACCTCGCTGAAGGCGGTGAAGCCCTCGCGGCCGATCATCAGGAACAGCAGCGCGCCCAGCAGCAGCACCGCCAGCACCTGGATCGCCAGCGGCACCAGCAGGTGGCTGACGCGGTGGTCGCGGATCGGCTGCAGCAGGTGCGAGGCCAGGCCCGGGCGGCCTTCGTCGATCTCGCCCACGGCGTACAGCATGCCGCCGAACATGATCGGCGAGATGGCCAGCGTCATCAGCTGCACGGCCAGGCCAGCGGCACCGGGAATCAGCGTCGACAGCAGGGTGACCACCCAGCTCACCAGCAGCCAGGTCAGGCCGATCCGGGCCAGCTGCAGCGGCGCACGCCGGTACAGCGAGAACGTATCCAGCAACCACTGGGCGCCCGCCGAAGCCGGCAGCTTGCGAATCTCTTTCATGGACATCCGGGAAGGACAGGAGGGGGCCGGGCGGCTGCCCGTGGCGCCGATTATCCCTGTTTTGCCGCCGGCTGGGCTGAAGACAGCCGCGCCTGGCGGACGAAGCGGCGCAGCAGCTGGCGCGCCAGCGGTGCGGCGCTGACCGCGCGCTCGATGCTGCGGGCACAGCCGCCGTGGCGGCCGATGCAGTCGGCACGGGCGCGCACATAACCGCGCATGTGGTGGGTGGCGAACTCCGGATGGAACTGCACGCCCCAGGCCTGGCGCCCCCAGCGGAAGGCGTGGCAGCCGTCCAGCGGCGAACGGGCCAGCACCTCGGCCCCGTCGGGCGCGCGCAGCACGGTCTGCAGATGAGTGGCATGGGCGGCGAAATGCTGCGGCAGGCCCTGGAACAGCGGGTCCTGTGCGGCCTGCGGCTGCAGTTCCAGCTCGATGGTGCCGGACTCGCGGCCGGCCGGGTTGTAGGCCACTTCGCCGCCCAGCGCGTGCGCCAGCAGCTGATGGCCGTAGCAGATGCCAAACAACGGGCGGTCGTCATGGGCAGCCTGGCGCAGCCATGCGGCGCTGCGTTCGCTCCACTCGGCGTGGTCGGTGACGAACGCCGCCGAGCCGGTCACCAGCACGCCGGCGAAGGCGCGCGGGTCGGGCAATGCGTCGCCATGTTCAACATCGACCACCACGGTCTCGTGTTCTTCCAGCCCGGCGGCCACGCGGATCCAGTGCGGGAAGCGCCCGTAGCGGCGCAGCGACGGCACCGGGCGGCCGGTTTCAACGATCAGGAAGGGAGCTGGGTTCATCCGGGGGGGGCAGCACTGACAGGACTTCCTCGATTGTAGTCAGCCCCTGCGCCACCTTTTCAAGCCCGGCCTGGCGCAGCGTTCGCAGCCCTTCAGCCCGCGCGGCGCGGCTGAAACCGGCCAGATCCATGTCCGCACGGATCTGCCCGCGCAGCCGCGAGCCCAATGGCAGCAGCTCATACAGGCCGATACGGCCGAGGAATCCGGTGCGTCGGCACTCCAGGCAACCGACCGGTCGACAGGGTGTGGCGTCATCTGGATATGCCTCCTGGCTATCAGCCAGGACCGCCCAATCGGCCCCGCCAAGGCTGTGCGGCTGCTTGCAGTGCGGGCACAGCGTACGTACCAGCCGTTGGGCGAGGATGCCGTTGAGGGTGCTGGCCAGCAGGTAGTGCGGCACGCCCAGGTCGAGCAGGCGGGTGACCGCGGAGGGGGCATCGTTGGTATGCAGGGTGGACAGCACCAGGTGCCCGGTCAGCGAGGCCTGTACCGCCATCTGCGCGGTTTCCAGGTCGCGGATCTCGCCGATCATGATGATGTCCGGATCCTGCCGCAGCAGGGTGCGCACGCCGCTGGCGAAGTCCAGCTCGATGTTGGTCTGCACCTGCATCTGGTTGAACTCGGGCGCGATCATCTCGATCGGGTCTTCCACCGTGCACACGTTCACGTCCGGGGTGGCCAGCCGCTTCAGCGTGGAGTACAGGGTGGTGGTCTTGCCCGAGCCGGTTGGGCCGGTGACCAGCACGATGCCGTGCGGGCGCTCGACCAGCGCGTTCCAGCCGGCGGCTTCCTGCGGGCTGAAGCCGAGCTGGTCGATGCTCTTGAAGGCGGCGTCCGGGTCGAAGATGCGCATCACGCACTTCTCGCCGAAGGCGGTGGGCATGGTCGACAGGCGCATTTCGACCTCGCGGCCGCCCGGCGAGCGGGTCTTGATGCGGCCGTCCTGCGGGCGCCGGCGCTCGGCCAGGTCCATGCGGCCGAGCACCTTGATGCGGCTGACCACGGCGGTCATCACCGCCGGGGGTACCTCGAACACCTTGTGCAGCACGCCGTCGATGCGGAAGCGCATGCGCCCCAGTTCGCGGCGCGGCTCCAGGTGGATGTCCGAGGCGCGCTGCTCGTAGGCGTACTGCAGCAGCCAGTCGACGATGTGCACGATGTGCTGGTCGTCGGCGTTGACGTCGCCGGTGCGGCCCAGCTCGACCAGCTGCTCAAAGCTGGGCAGGGTGGTGTTGACCTCGCCGCGCACGTCGCCGCGCGCGCCCCGCACCGAGCGGGTCACCCCATAGAACTCCATGGTGTAGCGGTGCAGGTCCAACGGATTGACCACCGCCAGCTCGACCCGGCGGCGGGTGAGATGCTGCAGGTCACGGCACCATTCCTGCACCAGCGGCTCACTGGTGGCCACCAGCACGCGCTCGGCATCCACCGCCAGCGGCAGGAAGCGATGGCGGCGGGCATAGGCGTGGGACACCAGCGCGGTGACCGTGGCCACGTCGACCCGGGTCGGGTCGATGCGCAGGTAGCGGCTGTCAGTGCGCCGGGCCAGCCATTCGGTGAGGCGCTCCAGGGTCAACTCGCCGCCGTCGCGGGCGGCCAGCTTGAGGTTGGACAGCAGTACCAGCGGGTGCACTTCACTGGCGTTGCGCGCGCCCTGCGCGGAAAACCGCATGCGCTCGTGTTCCTGTTCGGCCACCAGGCCGTCGGCGATCAGGGCCGCGGCCACCTGCTCGAACTGCAGGCGTCCCCACGGCAGCGGTACGCCGCCAGCTTCGCCGGGCGTGCCCACCGGCAGCCGATGTTCCATCTGCCTGCTCCTCCCGGGTACGGAATGCCCCGCAGGTCGGCCGTTATACTAGCGCACCCCCTTGCCGGCCAAGAATCGTCCGAATGTCCGCGACCCCGACCGTTCCGATCACCTTCCAGGGCCTGATCCAGACCCTGAACCAGTTCTGGGCCCAGCAGGGCTGCGTGCTCATCCAGCCGCTTGACCT
Proteins encoded in this region:
- a CDS encoding methyl-accepting chemotaxis protein: MSIASSRPPDTTCLPHLLQLARRGDRHLLIGSAALAAAGLWLALRGNHLLEASLAAAAVLPAAWLAGPLAGSPIARNGLALLLAAQLAVVGMIVGLSPALPIALLLGVLLGHRDRLPVWLAGAVGTLSLLVPLLHGAAPGPALLQAGVLVGLTVLLGQVAQRLRQQTEALGHGPRRLAALARDIATGADLAVHANTTAYAPGSLAHALADTARHVQAQRSREAAANAENAQIRQALDASRTAMMIADNDHVIRYVNRSVVALLRNQQATLRQAFPDFDAERLVGSSIHRFHANPERIRAILNGLQVTHNGKVQIGPVHFAQVVTPVFDAQGLRLGFAVEWHDRTHELALENAVAGIVAAAAAGDLDQRLQAREGASFLDGLTGGINQLLDTLGSTVDEVRQMLSALASGDLDRRMHGEHHGAFAAIQRDANATAGQLSRMVGHIQQCAASISTAASEIAAGNGALSERSERQAAHLQETAASMEELTSTVRQNAAHARQASELAASTQSAAGDGNAVMQQVVDTMQAIEGASKRIGDITGVIDGIAFQTNILALNAAVEAARAGEQGRGFAVVASEVRVLAQRSAAAAQEIKALIDEAGRQVGEGAQLVADAGQRMQGIVGGVENVSHLMREISAASQEQSIGIEQINQTVVQMDQATQQNAALVEEATAAARELQSQAGTLTEAVSVFRQQEMQGIARVA
- a CDS encoding alpha/beta fold hydrolase; translation: MSLQPFELEVAGARVAGLRHDGDGPRVLALHGWLDNAASFVPLAPHLSSLQLVAIDLPGHGHSAHLPAGASYTTAAAICHVLDVADALGWDRFSLLGHSMGAGIASLTASVSDRVERLVAIEALGGLRGPEEDTAHRLREHVNATRGLARKQLRVFPDLAAPIRARMMANQLSEPCARLLVERGVEPVQGGYRWCSDPRLMLPTAIRLSEGQIDNLLQAIACPTQVIYATPAQSYYPEPMRSDRLRHLRDGRLALFAGNHHLHMETPAQIAEVILRFLAVDNAG
- the hemH gene encoding ferrochelatase codes for the protein MLDAPDTAVLAVNLGTPETPTAPAVRRYLAEFLSDPRVVSIPALLWQPLLRGLILPLRSGRSAAKYAQVWLPEGSPLMVHTRQLAQAMQRLLPALTVRHAMRYGEPALTGELDRLAADGARRIVVLPLYPQYSTTTTASVQDKVDAWQRSNPAVAVSLVRDYAVDPGWVEAVAESIRRYWEQHGRGQTLMFSFHGIPQRLADAGDPYPQRCEASAQAIAQALGLSSDQWQMGYQSRFGRERWLQPYAEPSLWALAESGVKQIDVVCPGFATDCLETLEEVALGFTETLAERGAAMRYIPCLNADAEHARALAQLAVAALA
- a CDS encoding lipid-binding SYLF domain-containing protein, with amino-acid sequence MRRPIQALLIAASLLSSQAMAGPQEDQRARNAVRVLAEIQEIPEQGIPDKLLDEGRAVIVIPDTIKAGLVIGGRRGHGLMSVRMPNGAWSSPVFVKLTGGSIGFQAGVQSSDVVLVFRNDRSLDNLVNGKFTLGADAGVAAGPVGRNAAAATDGQLKAEIWSWSRARGLFAGVALDGAVLQIDDAANLDAYGSNTTPRMIFEGRAAGAPSMDVVAFRDRLEEATYAARNNRAGNGGNAPRAPAPAVAPAPVQAAPAAPAEATTAPLQNVPQNPPPQQQGFQPVNDGEIRTETLGGN
- the tatA gene encoding Sec-independent protein translocase subunit TatA, whose product is MGSFSIWHWLVVLAIVLLVFGTKRLTSGAKDLGSAVKEFKKGMRDEDKPNAQLGDESRSQDASRTAQDEHDRNAR
- the tatB gene encoding Sec-independent protein translocase protein TatB: MFDIGFSELLVIAVVALVVLGPERLPKAARFAGLWVRRARTQWDSVKQELERELQAEEIKRQMQDVRQGMQDTENQLRASGEAIRREAQQAQHEGDALAQEVRAPAPADVPPHLSEPEAADAAAQDGAAVPTTADTAVETSATPQPQSTERHP
- the tatC gene encoding twin-arginine translocase subunit TatC; amino-acid sequence: MSEQDFGESSLVEHLVELRGRLVRALLGLGVVLLGLLPFTQRLYNALAEPLVSQLPNGQTMIATNPAGAFFAPLKLTFFVALFVAVPWLLYQLWAFVAPGLYAREKRLAVPLLVSSVLLFYTGCAFAYFLVLPAVFHFLTTFSPDVIAITPDANAYLDFVLAIFFAFGGSFELPVAMVILVLLGWVTPQQFKEGRGYAIVGIFVLAAVLTPPDVVSQLMLAIPMCLLYELGIHAARWLVPSSAVKKPAA
- a CDS encoding BPSS1780 family membrane protein; amino-acid sequence: MKEIRKLPASAGAQWLLDTFSLYRRAPLQLARIGLTWLLVSWVVTLLSTLIPGAAGLAVQLMTLAISPIMFGGMLYAVGEIDEGRPGLASHLLQPIRDHRVSHLLVPLAIQVLAVLLLGALLFLMIGREGFTAFSEVMTKMEEISRSGQQISPDDAAALVANLPAKRIALWMLLVFLSAVALSLAMFTQPALVVFDKQSGMHALRLSLQGCIENIGAMIVFAVLGLIAAFCMYILFVIVIQIAMLIGGPLAAAFIAQLVLTTVLMPLYVGAVYAAWKQMFVHRGSRAAPPIPTTPTSSDIFHA
- a CDS encoding glutamine amidotransferase, whose amino-acid sequence is MNPAPFLIVETGRPVPSLRRYGRFPHWIRVAAGLEEHETVVVDVEHGDALPDPRAFAGVLVTGSAAFVTDHAEWSERSAAWLRQAAHDDRPLFGICYGHQLLAHALGGEVAYNPAGRESGTIELELQPQAAQDPLFQGLPQHFAAHATHLQTVLRAPDGAEVLARSPLDGCHAFRWGRQAWGVQFHPEFATHHMRGYVRARADCIGRHGGCARSIERAVSAAPLARQLLRRFVRQARLSSAQPAAKQG